A portion of the Acidimicrobiia bacterium genome contains these proteins:
- a CDS encoding sigma-70 family RNA polymerase sigma factor encodes MNDRSFEDFYMKEYRHVLVIARVLMGDRIRAEDVTQDAFVAALDAWGRLKNPEGWIRRVVANKARSAWRRRYAEKNALKHLENEVHVGGDLPKETEAFWANVRSLPPRQAQAVVLFYLEDRPVHDVATILGCSESTARVHLTRGRRRLAKSLGVNE; translated from the coding sequence GTGAATGACAGGTCGTTCGAGGACTTCTACATGAAGGAGTACCGGCACGTATTGGTGATCGCCCGTGTCTTGATGGGCGACCGGATACGAGCCGAGGACGTGACACAGGACGCCTTCGTCGCCGCATTGGATGCGTGGGGCCGCTTGAAGAACCCGGAGGGATGGATCAGGAGGGTGGTCGCCAATAAGGCAAGGTCGGCATGGCGGCGTCGCTACGCCGAAAAGAACGCGCTCAAACATTTGGAGAATGAGGTTCATGTTGGCGGTGATCTGCCCAAGGAGACGGAAGCGTTCTGGGCCAACGTGCGTTCGCTTCCGCCAAGGCAAGCCCAGGCGGTGGTTCTCTTCTACCTGGAGGACCGACCGGTCCATGATGTCGCCACCATTCTTGGATGCAGCGAGTCCACGGCCAGGGTTCACCTCACGCGCGGGCGAAGGAGATTGGCCAAATCATTGGGGGTGAACGAATGA
- a CDS encoding AAA family ATPase has product MTKSKPDGMRLFQLEIDGFRSCGGVNVAFDPLLTVLVGENNSGKSNVIDALRLAISPASERPTRYFEEADFSFWQLDGPIVLRARYDELTASQASLFTTALDETTEHIIYTTRFRLEPTAPRGTRVDRLAGPLDGPDAEPENRNLICHVYAPPLRDAHRALDSAQGSRLAQILERLASKEDLQDFRDKAKLGLEDLARHPAVKNVRTGMGEQLSKLTRPIREQLLDIQPANQSIRRLTSSLRMKMSERGVSPADLADSGLGYSNLLYLSSVVLELERASQNELTLFLVEEPEAHLHPQLQRVLLDFLFDSALASAGKDDSKGPAGRIQVVVTTHSPNIASAVGTDRIVLLSAQVRDDRTGFACGNAAEAPGNDEPSPRYSETAAVALASVDLLPPDRAKIDRYLDVTRAELLFGRRFLLVEGISEALLVSAFASSILSADAFKAVWGGVTVINVGSVDFAPYVRLLLSAVDGVRVAEHVAILTDGDPEVAEDGTIGSPTSRSGDLSTLVGELGASDRMTIHQSRLTLEADLVEAGNAAIVRQAFLDQHPRSEEKWDSLMVDGDPVRSANQVYLAMRSNRLRIRKGELAQSISSLALVSGSLNPPPYIGRAIQTLASLGEVGGRGDATRCG; this is encoded by the coding sequence ATGACGAAGTCAAAGCCCGATGGCATGCGCCTCTTTCAACTGGAGATCGATGGCTTTCGGTCCTGCGGGGGGGTCAACGTTGCGTTCGACCCGTTATTGACGGTGCTGGTCGGGGAAAACAACTCGGGGAAGTCGAACGTGATCGATGCACTGCGTCTCGCGATCAGCCCGGCGTCGGAGAGGCCTACTCGATACTTCGAGGAGGCTGACTTCTCGTTCTGGCAGCTGGATGGACCAATTGTCTTGCGTGCCCGGTACGACGAGCTGACGGCGTCCCAAGCATCTCTCTTTACAACTGCCCTCGACGAGACAACCGAACACATCATCTACACCACGAGGTTCCGGCTCGAACCAACTGCCCCTCGCGGCACTCGTGTGGACCGCCTAGCCGGACCGCTGGATGGCCCCGATGCCGAGCCCGAGAATCGGAATCTGATCTGTCACGTCTACGCCCCACCACTAAGAGACGCCCACCGGGCTCTCGATTCAGCACAGGGATCGAGGCTCGCCCAGATTCTTGAGCGACTTGCTTCGAAGGAGGACCTCCAAGACTTCAGAGACAAAGCCAAGCTGGGTCTCGAGGACCTAGCGCGCCACCCAGCCGTGAAGAACGTACGCACTGGCATGGGTGAGCAGTTGAGCAAATTGACACGACCGATTCGTGAGCAGCTTCTCGACATACAACCTGCGAACCAGAGCATTCGCAGGCTCACAAGCAGTCTCCGAATGAAGATGTCAGAAAGGGGTGTGAGTCCCGCCGATCTAGCAGACTCTGGACTCGGCTACTCAAACCTCCTGTATCTATCGAGCGTTGTACTGGAGCTTGAGCGTGCCTCGCAAAACGAGTTGACCCTCTTCCTGGTCGAGGAACCAGAGGCGCACCTGCATCCGCAACTTCAACGAGTGCTTCTGGACTTCCTGTTCGATTCGGCTCTAGCTTCGGCGGGGAAGGATGACTCGAAAGGACCGGCCGGACGGATTCAAGTTGTTGTTACGACGCACTCACCGAATATTGCTAGTGCCGTCGGGACTGATCGTATCGTTCTCCTCAGTGCGCAGGTCAGGGATGACAGGACCGGGTTTGCGTGTGGTAACGCGGCCGAGGCGCCGGGAAATGATGAACCGAGTCCTCGCTACTCGGAGACTGCCGCGGTGGCTCTGGCAAGTGTGGATCTACTCCCACCGGATCGAGCAAAAATCGATCGCTACCTCGATGTCACACGAGCCGAGTTGCTTTTTGGCAGGAGGTTTCTCCTGGTGGAAGGGATCTCGGAAGCCCTCCTAGTTAGCGCATTCGCTTCGAGCATTCTCTCGGCAGATGCGTTCAAGGCTGTATGGGGAGGCGTGACCGTTATCAACGTTGGCAGCGTTGACTTCGCTCCGTATGTGAGGCTCCTGCTCAGCGCCGTTGACGGAGTCAGGGTTGCCGAGCACGTGGCAATTCTCACCGACGGAGACCCTGAGGTAGCTGAAGATGGGACGATCGGGTCACCAACGTCCCGCAGCGGGGATCTCAGCACTCTCGTCGGGGAGCTTGGTGCATCCGATCGAATGACAATCCACCAATCTCGTTTGACCCTCGAAGCCGACCTTGTCGAGGCGGGCAACGCCGCCATTGTTAGGCAGGCGTTCCTAGATCAACACCCACGATCGGAGGAGAAGTGGGATTCGCTCATGGTGGACGGTGATCCAGTTCGGTCCGCGAACCAGGTCTACCTCGCCATGCGAAGTAATCGCCTCAGAATACGCAAGGGAGAACTCGCACAATCTATCTCCTCCCTTGCTCTCGTATCCGGCTCACTCAATCCGCCCCCCTATATCGGCAGGGCAATTCAGACCTTGGCAAGCTTGGGTGAAGTCGGAGGGCGAGGAGACGCCACCCGATGCGGCTGA
- a CDS encoding UvrD-helicase domain-containing protein, with the protein MRLSEAPSNVYLPACPGAGKTRQVVERFLARTSEVSRKGVALLSFSNSAVDEATSRCGGRLEVLRAPNFVGTFDSFIHRFVTTPYMTGRGVQPEYRDQWGDLDRTTVALPGAYNYRYPLELFDFTADGTCTLDVTRPGMRPGERRYAVSKNASLCAEAATLWRRLVKAGFVSCSAARAIAKGLVEEPDSRDRIGSRLASRFSEIIVDEMQDCGPDELSILTLAHQKKVGVVMVADIDQAIYEFRNAVPDKVLEFAGTLSSLPGLMKNHRSTPEISAINTSLRHGREVEVSMNPSRGVPVCVLATDDPVRVRDLFCGLLQKHEIGKHDAVVLSHRLSDAEVVAGTRTSSATTNDRVATMAICLRDSLDPVSLPRTKLRAKRRFESALLSLLGFGPMGSVDEQLRLAGVERRWFARLVARLISSLKGKGDRSDFASTLKDSLGGLAWPSGDQIDTAGIRKPSAKSWQAVDARPVIRGALRATTVHSVKGQEFRAVLLAIRRPRSDQSGLTVLDHWEQDLPTEERRVLYVGASRPAELLVLAIPASARGQVIRILTDTAVPFIEVT; encoded by the coding sequence ATGCGGCTGAGTGAAGCCCCATCGAACGTATACCTCCCTGCATGCCCGGGGGCGGGCAAGACTCGCCAAGTAGTTGAACGATTCCTGGCGCGAACATCTGAAGTGTCCCGCAAGGGAGTCGCGTTGTTGTCCTTCAGCAACAGCGCAGTCGATGAAGCGACCTCCCGCTGCGGAGGCAGACTCGAGGTGCTGCGTGCGCCGAATTTCGTAGGAACCTTCGACTCATTCATCCATAGGTTCGTGACAACTCCTTACATGACCGGTCGCGGAGTGCAACCCGAGTACCGAGATCAGTGGGGAGATCTGGATCGCACGACCGTGGCGCTTCCCGGTGCGTACAACTATCGATACCCCCTGGAGCTGTTCGACTTCACAGCTGACGGTACGTGCACTTTGGACGTGACACGCCCCGGCATGCGCCCTGGCGAACGGCGTTATGCCGTGAGCAAGAACGCATCGCTTTGTGCCGAGGCGGCCACTCTCTGGCGAAGGCTGGTGAAGGCCGGGTTCGTGAGCTGTTCCGCGGCACGTGCGATTGCGAAGGGCCTAGTCGAAGAACCCGATTCACGAGATCGGATCGGGAGTCGCTTGGCATCGAGATTCTCCGAGATCATCGTCGATGAGATGCAGGACTGTGGACCCGACGAGCTTTCGATCTTGACCCTTGCGCACCAGAAGAAGGTCGGAGTCGTCATGGTTGCGGATATCGATCAGGCTATCTACGAGTTTCGTAACGCAGTCCCCGACAAGGTCCTCGAATTCGCTGGGACTCTGTCAAGCCTTCCGGGCCTAATGAAAAACCACCGGAGCACGCCCGAGATCTCCGCAATCAATACTTCCCTACGTCATGGGCGTGAGGTTGAAGTCTCAATGAACCCTTCGCGCGGGGTCCCGGTCTGCGTTCTCGCAACCGACGACCCAGTCCGAGTCCGTGACCTGTTCTGCGGCCTTCTACAGAAGCACGAGATCGGGAAGCACGACGCTGTCGTTCTCTCGCACAGACTCTCGGATGCTGAGGTGGTCGCGGGCACGCGGACATCATCAGCGACCACAAACGATCGAGTAGCCACTATGGCGATCTGTCTTCGAGACTCTCTCGATCCCGTTTCGTTGCCTCGTACGAAACTCCGGGCGAAGCGCCGCTTCGAGTCCGCGCTCCTCTCGCTCCTTGGTTTTGGCCCAATGGGGAGCGTGGATGAACAACTGAGACTCGCTGGTGTCGAACGGAGGTGGTTTGCGAGACTTGTCGCACGTCTCATTTCCTCACTCAAGGGCAAGGGAGATCGAAGCGACTTCGCAAGCACTCTGAAGGACTCGCTAGGCGGACTGGCGTGGCCAAGTGGTGATCAGATCGACACTGCCGGGATCAGAAAACCATCAGCGAAGTCCTGGCAGGCCGTCGATGCAAGGCCCGTGATCCGCGGGGCCCTTCGTGCAACAACCGTTCACAGTGTGAAGGGCCAGGAGTTTCGAGCCGTGCTCTTAGCCATTAGGAGACCTCGATCCGATCAGAGTGGCCTCACCGTCTTGGATCACTGGGAGCAAGATCTCCCGACCGAGGAGCGACGAGTTCTCTACGTCGGAGCTTCTCGGCCAGCGGAACTACTCGTACTAGCAATTCCTGCCTCAGCACGGGGCCAGGTCATTCGCATCCTTACGGACACAGCGGTGCCGTTTATCGAGGTTACCTAG
- a CDS encoding type I restriction endonuclease subunit R: MSGITEGIVEDACLDYFAALGYECLFGPDIGPGGTAQERAEWRDVVLRDRLTKAVTRINQGLPAGTAEEVVTRVLRAESQSSLVENLRVHELITKGVAAEYRAVDGGIRHELAWLVDFEDPANNDWLVVNQFTVIEDGKNRRPDVLVFVNGLPLGLIELKNPGDENATLKGAWNQIQTYRADIPPVFAPNAVCVASDGLGAVMSSFSAGFEHYAPWKTIDGREVVADKPQLEVLIRGVFEPERFLDLLRYFVVHSDEPDGLVKRVAKYHQYWAVDAAVESTIEASGQDGDRRGGVVWHTQGSGKSFEMLCYAGKIMRSEKMGNPTLVLLTDRNDLDDQLFGEVFAPAKTLPEHPKQAGSRADMRRLLDRASGGIIFTTIQKFAPETRGDVHPVLTDRRNVVVIADEAHRSQYDFVDGFARHLRDALPNATYIGFTGTPIEATDRSTRQVFGDYIDIYDLTRAVEDGATVRLFYESRLAKVSLPDDVRAQIDEEVAHITEGQEMTEVERAKSRWARLEAIVGADERLDLIAADIVDHWEKRRDNLLGKALVVAMSRRIAVKLYQHIVALRPDWHSDDPLKGRIKVVMTGSAADPAEFQPHLYPKDTLRKIKARAKDPDDPLEMVIVRDMWLTGFDSPSMHTMYVDKPMQGHGLMQAIARVNRTFRDKPGGLIVDYIGVAQNLREALANYSPSDRDQAGVPIEQVVEVMLEKHDIVRGILHELDWSSDPLLTPGERVAQLQKGVDFVLADSDRKTRVLDQTLALAKAFALAGARDEALEIRDDVRFFTDIRGYIIKLEKQGTPDKAGRGGTEEVDTAIAQLVSEAVAGEGIVDIYAEAGIEKPELSILSDEFLDKLAQSDKPNLQAELLRRLLEDRIRTLKRTNLVQSRRFSELLEGAINRYQNRALTTAEIIAELVKLAKEMRDMDTREKELGLSEAEVAFYDAVVQNDSAVLELGDEALKAIAHELVETVRESATIDWSLKESVKAAMRAKVRRLLAKYDYPPDKEERAIELVLEQAELFALEAA, from the coding sequence GTGAGCGGTATTACGGAGGGAATCGTCGAGGACGCCTGCCTCGACTACTTCGCTGCACTTGGTTACGAGTGCCTGTTCGGTCCTGACATCGGCCCTGGTGGTACAGCGCAGGAACGGGCGGAGTGGCGTGACGTGGTGCTTCGCGATCGACTCACGAAGGCCGTCACGCGCATCAACCAAGGCCTTCCGGCCGGCACCGCAGAAGAGGTCGTCACTCGGGTCCTCCGGGCCGAATCTCAGAGCTCGCTGGTCGAGAACCTCCGGGTGCATGAGTTGATCACGAAAGGCGTTGCGGCCGAGTACCGGGCAGTCGACGGCGGTATCCGTCACGAGCTCGCCTGGCTCGTCGACTTCGAGGATCCGGCCAACAACGATTGGCTTGTCGTCAATCAGTTCACCGTGATAGAGGACGGCAAGAACCGGCGCCCCGACGTTCTCGTGTTCGTCAACGGTCTGCCGCTTGGTCTCATCGAGCTGAAGAACCCGGGCGACGAGAATGCCACCTTGAAGGGAGCCTGGAACCAGATCCAGACCTACCGCGCCGATATCCCGCCGGTCTTCGCACCCAACGCCGTCTGTGTCGCATCGGATGGCCTCGGTGCAGTGATGAGTTCGTTCTCGGCGGGCTTCGAGCACTACGCGCCATGGAAGACAATCGACGGACGAGAAGTCGTCGCAGACAAACCTCAACTTGAGGTGCTCATCCGCGGGGTCTTCGAGCCGGAGCGGTTCTTGGATCTCCTGCGCTACTTCGTCGTCCATTCCGACGAACCTGATGGTCTGGTGAAGCGGGTCGCCAAGTACCACCAGTACTGGGCTGTCGACGCTGCTGTCGAGTCGACCATCGAAGCATCGGGCCAGGACGGCGATCGACGAGGTGGTGTTGTCTGGCACACCCAAGGTTCAGGCAAGAGCTTCGAGATGCTCTGCTACGCCGGGAAGATCATGCGCTCCGAGAAGATGGGCAACCCGACTCTCGTGTTGCTAACGGACCGCAACGACCTGGATGATCAGTTGTTCGGCGAGGTGTTCGCTCCGGCGAAGACGCTCCCCGAGCATCCGAAGCAGGCCGGCAGTCGTGCCGATATGCGGCGCCTGCTGGATAGGGCTTCCGGCGGGATCATCTTCACGACGATCCAGAAGTTCGCTCCTGAGACACGCGGCGATGTTCATCCCGTGCTCACCGACCGCCGCAACGTTGTGGTGATCGCGGACGAGGCGCACCGCAGCCAGTACGACTTCGTTGATGGCTTCGCTCGGCACCTGCGGGACGCGCTGCCGAACGCCACCTATATCGGGTTCACGGGAACGCCTATCGAGGCGACCGACAGGTCGACCCGCCAGGTGTTCGGTGATTACATCGACATCTACGATCTCACCCGAGCCGTCGAGGACGGTGCGACGGTTCGGCTGTTCTACGAATCGCGGCTCGCCAAGGTGAGCCTTCCGGACGACGTGCGCGCCCAGATAGACGAGGAAGTCGCTCACATCACTGAGGGTCAGGAGATGACCGAGGTCGAGCGTGCCAAAAGCCGTTGGGCCCGGCTGGAAGCAATCGTTGGCGCGGACGAGCGGCTCGACCTGATCGCCGCCGACATCGTGGATCACTGGGAGAAGCGCCGCGACAACCTTCTCGGCAAGGCTCTCGTCGTGGCGATGAGTCGCCGAATTGCCGTGAAGCTCTACCAGCACATCGTGGCACTGCGTCCAGATTGGCACTCCGACGATCCGCTCAAGGGGCGGATCAAGGTGGTGATGACCGGTTCGGCTGCCGACCCTGCCGAGTTCCAGCCTCACCTCTACCCGAAGGACACCCTCCGCAAGATCAAAGCACGCGCCAAGGACCCGGACGATCCGCTGGAGATGGTGATCGTCCGCGATATGTGGCTCACCGGATTCGACTCACCGTCGATGCACACCATGTACGTGGACAAGCCGATGCAGGGCCACGGCCTCATGCAGGCAATTGCCCGAGTCAACCGGACCTTCCGCGACAAGCCGGGTGGTCTGATCGTCGACTACATCGGCGTCGCCCAGAACCTGCGGGAGGCACTTGCCAACTACTCACCCTCGGATCGTGACCAGGCGGGTGTGCCGATCGAACAGGTCGTCGAGGTCATGTTGGAGAAGCACGACATCGTTCGTGGAATCTTGCATGAACTCGACTGGTCCTCTGATCCATTATTGACACCTGGCGAACGGGTCGCGCAGCTCCAGAAGGGGGTCGACTTCGTCCTCGCTGATTCCGACCGGAAGACTCGCGTCCTCGACCAGACCCTCGCCCTCGCGAAGGCCTTCGCCCTGGCCGGCGCACGCGATGAGGCACTCGAGATCCGCGACGACGTCAGGTTCTTCACCGACATACGCGGCTACATCATCAAGCTCGAGAAGCAAGGCACACCCGACAAAGCAGGACGAGGCGGCACCGAAGAGGTCGACACCGCCATTGCGCAACTCGTCTCCGAAGCAGTTGCGGGCGAGGGTATCGTCGATATCTACGCCGAAGCTGGCATTGAGAAGCCCGAGTTGTCGATTCTTTCCGACGAGTTCCTCGACAAGCTCGCCCAGTCCGACAAGCCGAACCTGCAGGCGGAACTCCTGAGACGACTGCTCGAGGATCGCATCCGTACGCTGAAACGAACCAACCTTGTCCAGTCCCGCCGATTCTCTGAACTCCTCGAAGGAGCGATCAACCGCTATCAGAATCGGGCGCTGACGACGGCCGAGATCATCGCCGAGCTGGTCAAACTTGCTAAGGAGATGCGCGACATGGACACCCGGGAGAAGGAACTCGGGCTGTCCGAGGCTGAGGTCGCCTTCTACGACGCCGTTGTCCAGAACGACTCTGCCGTGCTCGAACTCGGGGACGAGGCTCTAAAGGCTATCGCCCATGAGCTCGTGGAGACCGTCCGCGAGAGCGCCACGATCGACTGGAGCCTCAAAGAGTCGGTCAAGGCCGCCATGCGAGCCAAGGTCCGGCGCCTGCTCGCTAAGTACGACTACCCCCCTGACAAGGAAGAACGCGCTATCGAGCTCGTCCTGGAGCAAGCCGAGCTGTTTGCGTTGGAGGCGGCATGA
- a CDS encoding restriction endonuclease subunit S, producing the protein MLVRDTVQPAAGGEERYVGLEHIGEGSLSLLGAGTSADVTSAKARFRRGDILFGKLRPYFRKVVRAPFDGICSTDIWVVRPTEGIDPGYLFYYMASQPFVDAATRGSTGTKMPRANWDFVSRLEVPVPPMDEQRAIAAVLGAFDDKIELNRRRSETLEGIARALFKSWFVDFDPVRAKAEGEDPGLHKPISDLFPDSFEDSPIGEIPAGWAVASLGAITEKPQYGYTASASDDPVGPRFLRITDINKTAWIDWRAVPYCDAGPSDRKKYLLRKGDIVIARMADPGHAAFIEEGPEAVFASYLIRFRPVDERFGRFLQYWLRSSAYWDLVRGRGAGTTRSTLNAQTLSRFPLVVPSGAVASEFARHVESLRDRLVVGMDESGVLSQLRDALLPRLMSGDLSLSQSRAVPVEVGS; encoded by the coding sequence GTGCTCGTAAGAGATACCGTCCAACCCGCGGCGGGTGGAGAAGAGCGGTATGTCGGCCTCGAACACATCGGAGAGGGATCTTTGTCCCTTCTCGGTGCAGGCACTTCAGCCGATGTCACGAGCGCCAAGGCGCGATTCAGGCGTGGCGACATCCTTTTCGGGAAGCTTCGCCCCTACTTCCGCAAGGTGGTGCGGGCCCCGTTCGACGGGATCTGCTCGACCGACATCTGGGTTGTTCGGCCGACGGAGGGCATCGATCCGGGATACCTGTTCTATTACATGGCATCACAACCGTTCGTGGACGCCGCTACCCGCGGATCGACTGGTACGAAGATGCCTAGAGCGAACTGGGACTTCGTGTCCCGGCTCGAGGTACCGGTACCCCCGATGGATGAGCAGCGCGCTATAGCAGCTGTGCTTGGTGCCTTCGACGACAAGATCGAGTTGAACCGGCGCAGGAGCGAGACCCTGGAAGGGATCGCCCGGGCGTTGTTCAAGTCATGGTTCGTCGACTTCGACCCGGTTCGCGCAAAGGCCGAGGGTGAGGATCCAGGACTGCACAAGCCGATCTCTGACCTGTTCCCCGATTCATTCGAGGACTCCCCGATCGGAGAGATCCCAGCCGGTTGGGCCGTGGCCTCATTGGGGGCCATCACAGAGAAGCCGCAGTACGGATATACCGCAAGCGCATCCGACGACCCCGTCGGACCCAGGTTCCTGCGGATTACGGATATCAACAAGACCGCTTGGATCGACTGGCGGGCGGTGCCGTACTGCGACGCAGGCCCATCGGACCGGAAGAAATATCTCCTCCGCAAAGGGGACATCGTTATCGCTCGTATGGCAGACCCGGGGCATGCTGCGTTCATCGAAGAAGGGCCTGAAGCAGTCTTCGCTTCCTACCTGATTCGCTTTCGGCCGGTGGACGAACGGTTCGGTCGCTTTCTTCAGTACTGGCTTCGCTCTAGTGCCTACTGGGACCTCGTTCGTGGGAGAGGTGCAGGAACGACCCGTTCAACCTTGAATGCCCAGACCTTGTCGCGATTCCCGCTCGTTGTCCCTTCAGGCGCTGTTGCTTCCGAGTTCGCACGTCATGTTGAATCGTTGCGAGATCGGCTAGTGGTTGGAATGGACGAGAGCGGAGTCCTCTCGCAGTTGCGGGATGCGCTACTGCCGAGACTCATGTCAGGCGATCTTTCGCTCTCACAGTCGAGGGCAGTTCCAGTCGAGGTCGGGTCGTGA
- a CDS encoding class I SAM-dependent DNA methyltransferase: MAKKSTKKNKTLKATLWEAAAMMRGSLETAEYKHVVLGLVFLKYVSDSFENRRNAIEASLSDPESKDYIPNEDRRTRILESRDEYTRENVFWIPAEGRWDVLQAKAKQPEIGVLIDKAMDLIEKENRSLRGVLPKTYGRAEIDKRLLGELVDLIGSIGFTEVDHGADDVLGRVYEYFLGQFAAAEGTNQGEFYTPRHVVQLLVEMLEPYEGRVFDPCCGSGGMFVQSAEFVAAHNGRRSDISIYGQESMATTWRLAKMNLALRGLEGNLADSWSDSFHDDKFPDLRADFVLANPPFNDSDWGGERLRADPRWKHGVPPTGNANFAWVQHFLHHLAPSGTAGFVLANGSMTSNQSGEGEIRKNIIEADLVDCMVALPGQLFYTTGIPVCLWFLARNKKNGRFRDRSGETLFIDARKLGTMIDRTHRTLTHEDIALIAGTYHAWRGEPEAGVYEDIPGFCKSATLNDIREHGHVLTPGRYVGAEDLEDDDEPFDDKMKRLTARLAEQQTEAARLDQLMAASLKELGYGE, translated from the coding sequence TTGGCGAAGAAGAGCACCAAGAAGAACAAGACACTCAAGGCCACACTCTGGGAAGCAGCCGCCATGATGCGCGGGAGCCTCGAGACTGCCGAGTACAAGCACGTCGTCTTGGGTCTGGTGTTCCTCAAGTATGTTTCCGACTCCTTCGAGAACCGGCGCAATGCCATCGAGGCTTCACTCTCGGATCCTGAGTCCAAGGACTACATCCCGAACGAGGACCGTCGGACTCGGATTCTTGAGTCACGCGACGAGTACACACGTGAGAACGTCTTCTGGATTCCTGCCGAGGGTCGATGGGATGTCCTGCAGGCGAAGGCGAAGCAACCCGAGATTGGCGTCCTCATCGACAAGGCGATGGACCTCATCGAGAAGGAGAACCGATCCCTCCGTGGCGTCCTGCCCAAGACCTATGGCCGTGCTGAGATCGACAAGCGCCTTCTGGGTGAACTCGTCGACCTGATCGGCTCGATCGGCTTCACCGAGGTCGACCACGGCGCCGACGACGTTCTCGGACGGGTCTACGAGTACTTCCTCGGCCAATTCGCAGCAGCCGAAGGGACGAACCAGGGGGAGTTCTACACACCCCGACACGTCGTACAGCTACTCGTCGAAATGCTTGAACCGTACGAAGGGCGAGTCTTTGATCCCTGCTGTGGTTCAGGCGGGATGTTCGTTCAATCGGCGGAATTCGTCGCCGCTCACAACGGCCGACGCAGCGACATCTCCATCTACGGCCAGGAGTCCATGGCCACCACCTGGCGACTCGCCAAGATGAACCTCGCCCTCCGGGGACTTGAAGGCAACCTCGCCGACTCCTGGAGCGACTCCTTCCATGACGACAAGTTTCCTGACCTCCGAGCCGACTTCGTGCTCGCCAACCCGCCATTCAATGACTCAGACTGGGGTGGAGAGCGCCTCCGAGCCGATCCCCGCTGGAAGCACGGCGTGCCACCTACCGGTAACGCCAACTTCGCCTGGGTCCAGCACTTCCTCCATCACCTCGCACCCAGCGGCACCGCCGGGTTCGTCCTAGCCAACGGATCGATGACCTCCAATCAGTCCGGCGAAGGCGAGATCCGTAAGAACATCATCGAAGCCGACCTTGTTGACTGCATGGTCGCTCTACCCGGCCAACTCTTCTACACCACCGGGATCCCCGTCTGTCTCTGGTTCCTCGCCAGGAACAAGAAGAACGGTCGCTTTCGAGACCGCAGCGGAGAGACGCTCTTCATCGATGCGCGGAAGCTCGGCACCATGATCGACCGCACGCACCGAACCCTTACCCACGAAGACATCGCCCTCATCGCCGGCACCTACCACGCCTGGCGCGGCGAACCCGAGGCTGGCGTTTACGAGGACATCCCGGGGTTCTGCAAGAGCGCGACACTCAATGACATCCGAGAACACGGGCACGTCCTCACACCGGGCAGATACGTCGGGGCCGAGGACCTGGAAGACGACGACGAACCGTTCGACGACAAGATGAAGCGACTCACAGCGCGACTCGCCGAACAACAGACCGAGGCCGCGCGGCTCGACCAGCTCATGGCCGCCAGTCTCAAGGAGCTGGGTTATGGCGAGTGA